The Sedimentisphaera salicampi genome includes a region encoding these proteins:
- a CDS encoding glycosyltransferase family 2 protein produces MCSCQNSDYSVSAVIPAYNAEMTIERAIESALAQTLPVDEVIVVDDGSKDKTAKLAQNFGDKITLHRQQNGGASAARNAGIKKAKCRWIAFLDCDDYWLEEKNETQISLLKRHPKILWSAGGYEICRYESSEKAPAAMNDSLSKSFTSSYLDLYPQGLKGHTNTMLIKRSLLVEAGLFDENLRRSNDIDMWFRVAFRQPELVYVNSPLAVQQRQFSFITRSVQDENIPFRLAEKLSAQAKDAGLSEEFAPCLRIILKWWIILLIRCGNGRAVRRILTDYGSIFPTRYRFSNRLGSFLPNIYYHYLQHKIPGLKDAGKMGDI; encoded by the coding sequence ATGTGCAGTTGTCAAAACAGCGATTATTCTGTTAGTGCAGTAATTCCGGCATACAATGCTGAAATGACAATCGAAAGGGCGATTGAAAGCGCTCTCGCCCAAACGTTGCCTGTAGATGAAGTAATCGTTGTTGACGACGGCTCTAAAGACAAAACAGCAAAGCTTGCGCAGAATTTTGGAGATAAGATTACGCTCCACCGCCAGCAAAATGGGGGCGCATCAGCCGCCAGGAACGCAGGTATAAAAAAAGCGAAGTGCCGATGGATTGCTTTTCTCGATTGCGACGACTACTGGCTGGAAGAAAAAAACGAAACACAGATTTCACTTCTCAAACGGCATCCCAAAATCTTATGGTCTGCAGGCGGATATGAAATTTGCCGCTATGAAAGCAGCGAAAAAGCACCTGCCGCAATGAATGACAGCCTTTCTAAAAGCTTCACCTCAAGCTATCTGGATTTATACCCTCAAGGCCTCAAGGGGCACACAAACACTATGCTTATTAAACGCTCGCTTTTAGTGGAGGCGGGTCTGTTTGATGAAAATCTCAGGCGTTCTAACGATATAGATATGTGGTTTCGAGTTGCTTTCCGGCAGCCGGAGCTCGTTTATGTAAATTCGCCGCTCGCTGTTCAGCAGAGGCAGTTCAGTTTTATAACGCGCAGCGTGCAGGATGAGAATATCCCGTTCAGACTCGCAGAAAAACTCTCGGCTCAGGCAAAGGATGCTGGCCTAAGCGAGGAGTTTGCCCCGTGCCTGAGGATAATCCTAAAATGGTGGATAATACTGCTGATTCGCTGCGGAAACGGCAGGGCAGTAAGAAGAATATTAACAGATTACGGGAGCATTTTTCCAACCCGTTACAGATTCTCAAACCGTCTCGGCTCATTCCTTCCCAATATTTATTACCATTATCTTCAGCATAAGATACCCGGATTAAAAGATGCGGGCAAAATGGGGGATATCTGA
- a CDS encoding site-2 protease family protein, producing MEKKKSKKDLVVSLVIFLALIGYFFIANWETASSWAIALLGFGLIIFIHELGHFLVARACDIDCEAFSIGMSIGTPYLFGVKKAEGGLRIRLLPKTSGVREDIEDDCLWIVRVPLGFKEDGDTEYCLGPLPIGGFVKMKGQDDSGPVDSEKDDDPRSFVNKSVGKRMAVVSAGVIFNVIGAFLLFAGLARYGLDKVPAVVGYVAEDSPAQEAGIEPGDEIVSINGRKMEVGGRSNLDYTHIVLAGILGGEEEPVAMKLRRGEDQLRQVEIKPSNASRTQMFGIYKPKVLEVAEFQDAEEYYQRVGLQPGDEIFAIEGEHISNYQDYRDKLKEIYKPHITFSAKRFAENDDLLEAVSSRFKLSYPVTTGNLYNRTDNLANVYSLVPPLKINGGIGVFDPRIDEPEKLSDSRFVRGDVVLQAGNVKFPTFKQLNEVVSKHENKPLELVVLREYEGPRKEVTVTVTPEVREKGGDPKIGINPVLAMSMPIIADTSSSGENYPAAELPKAARILEANGENVSDYFDIISILQNKEIKKLSLKLELESGEKQSYSLELNDGKRFELVKELAEPEPFDDLRVEYRGENIIQAFQLGTYWVGDMLGQSISTIKGLFERKIGADMLSGPIGIARISHRIVEQQDFAFYLYFMGMISCFLAVMNFLPIPVVDGGVFLLLIIEKIKGSPVSYNVQKVLIYIGLALIALLFAVVIFNDISNIINGS from the coding sequence ATGGAAAAGAAAAAATCGAAAAAAGATTTAGTCGTATCATTAGTAATCTTTTTGGCATTAATTGGCTATTTCTTTATAGCAAATTGGGAAACAGCATCAAGCTGGGCGATTGCTCTGCTTGGTTTTGGTTTAATCATATTCATCCACGAGCTCGGCCATTTCCTTGTAGCACGCGCATGCGATATAGATTGCGAGGCCTTCAGCATAGGTATGTCTATCGGAACGCCTTACCTCTTCGGGGTTAAGAAGGCTGAAGGGGGGCTTCGTATCAGACTGCTCCCGAAAACATCAGGCGTAAGAGAGGATATAGAAGACGACTGCCTCTGGATTGTAAGGGTCCCCCTCGGATTCAAGGAAGACGGAGACACAGAATACTGCCTCGGTCCGCTGCCAATTGGCGGGTTTGTTAAGATGAAGGGCCAGGATGATTCAGGGCCAGTGGATTCAGAGAAAGACGATGACCCGCGTTCATTCGTTAATAAAAGCGTAGGAAAGAGAATGGCCGTTGTTTCAGCGGGCGTTATTTTCAATGTGATTGGTGCTTTCCTGCTCTTTGCAGGGCTGGCCAGATACGGTCTTGATAAAGTTCCCGCAGTGGTTGGGTATGTGGCAGAGGATTCGCCCGCTCAAGAGGCGGGCATTGAACCCGGAGATGAGATTGTCTCTATAAACGGCAGGAAGATGGAGGTTGGAGGAAGATCCAATCTCGATTACACCCACATTGTTCTTGCCGGCATACTTGGCGGAGAGGAAGAGCCGGTTGCGATGAAGCTCCGCAGGGGCGAGGATCAGCTGAGGCAGGTGGAGATTAAGCCGTCAAATGCTTCACGAACACAGATGTTCGGAATCTACAAGCCGAAGGTTCTTGAAGTGGCAGAATTTCAGGATGCAGAAGAATACTACCAGAGAGTAGGCCTGCAGCCCGGGGATGAAATATTTGCAATTGAAGGCGAGCATATAAGCAATTATCAGGATTACCGAGATAAGCTCAAAGAGATTTATAAGCCTCATATAACCTTTTCCGCCAAGCGTTTTGCTGAAAACGACGACCTGCTTGAGGCGGTATCTTCGCGGTTCAAGCTCTCATACCCAGTAACAACGGGGAATCTATACAACAGAACGGATAATCTGGCAAATGTTTATTCACTTGTTCCGCCTTTGAAAATCAACGGCGGGATAGGCGTTTTCGATCCGAGAATAGATGAACCAGAAAAGCTCTCTGACAGCAGATTTGTAAGGGGCGATGTGGTTCTTCAAGCCGGCAATGTAAAATTTCCCACTTTCAAACAGCTCAACGAAGTGGTATCTAAACACGAAAACAAGCCGCTTGAGCTTGTTGTGCTCAGGGAGTATGAAGGACCGAGGAAAGAGGTTACGGTAACGGTAACCCCTGAAGTGCGAGAGAAAGGCGGAGACCCAAAAATCGGAATCAATCCTGTGCTTGCGATGTCTATGCCGATAATCGCTGATACATCAAGCTCGGGAGAGAATTATCCTGCTGCAGAGCTTCCCAAGGCAGCGAGAATCCTTGAGGCAAACGGCGAGAATGTGAGCGACTATTTTGATATAATCAGTATTCTTCAAAATAAAGAGATTAAAAAGCTTTCTCTCAAGCTTGAGCTTGAAAGCGGAGAGAAACAAAGCTATTCCTTAGAGCTTAATGATGGCAAGAGATTCGAGCTTGTAAAAGAGCTTGCAGAGCCTGAGCCTTTTGATGATTTGCGGGTTGAGTATCGAGGCGAGAATATAATTCAGGCCTTCCAGCTCGGCACGTATTGGGTGGGTGATATGCTCGGCCAGAGCATCAGCACAATCAAAGGACTTTTTGAGAGAAAGATTGGAGCGGATATGCTCTCAGGCCCGATCGGGATAGCCCGCATAAGCCACAGGATCGTTGAGCAGCAGGATTTTGCCTTCTACCTGTACTTTATGGGTATGATAAGCTGCTTCCTTGCGGTTATGAATTTCCTCCCGATCCCCGTAGTTGACGGAGGCGTATTTCTGCTTCTCATTATAGAGAAGATTAAGGGCTCGCCCGTTAGCTACAATGTTCAGAAGGTGCTGATTTACATCGGACTTGCGCTTATTGCATTGTTATTTGCGGTGGTTATCTTCAACGATATTTCCAATATCATAAACGGCAGTTGA
- a CDS encoding 1-deoxy-D-xylulose-5-phosphate reductoisomerase, producing MPKRVVILGSTGSIGTSALNVIEALGDDFEVLALAANKNSDLLETQIQKFKPLYAGIVSEEGYSSLSDTAKRSTSVSSGSECLEHFASLPEADIVLVAVVGFAGLNAVMAAAKAGKRVAVANKEPLAAAGSIVTKTAKQYGAELLPVDSEHSALAQCLRSGNQKEVSKLVLTSSGGPFHEYTLQQIEAVKYEQALQHPRWNMGRKITVDSATMMNKALEVLEARWLFDIPADRIDVLVHPEALVHSMVEFVDGSVIAQISEPDMKLPIQYALTYPERVSGACKSVNLADYQTLTFKSPDCELFPAMRLCYDVSAEGGLKPAVFNAANEAAVSLFLNRRISFIEIMEFVEKAINNCPSSGEVTAENIIAADSETRRYVYSLKK from the coding sequence ATGCCAAAGCGTGTTGTTATTCTCGGTTCTACCGGGTCTATAGGAACCAGCGCACTGAATGTCATTGAAGCCTTAGGCGATGATTTTGAGGTACTTGCGCTGGCCGCAAATAAAAACAGCGATCTGCTGGAAACTCAGATACAAAAGTTTAAGCCGCTATATGCCGGTATTGTATCTGAAGAAGGTTACAGCTCTTTGAGTGATACTGCTAAACGCAGCACCAGCGTATCCAGCGGAAGCGAATGCCTTGAGCATTTTGCTTCACTGCCCGAAGCTGATATTGTGCTGGTGGCAGTGGTGGGGTTTGCTGGGCTCAACGCAGTTATGGCTGCTGCAAAAGCCGGCAAGAGGGTTGCTGTTGCAAACAAAGAGCCCCTCGCCGCAGCGGGCAGTATTGTAACAAAAACTGCAAAACAATATGGCGCTGAGCTCCTTCCTGTTGATTCAGAGCATTCTGCTCTCGCTCAGTGTTTGAGGAGCGGGAATCAGAAGGAAGTCTCTAAGCTGGTTTTAACCTCTTCAGGCGGCCCGTTTCACGAATACACCCTCCAGCAGATTGAGGCAGTAAAATATGAGCAGGCCCTCCAGCATCCACGCTGGAATATGGGACGAAAGATTACTGTGGATTCTGCAACTATGATGAACAAGGCGCTTGAGGTGCTTGAGGCACGGTGGCTTTTTGATATTCCCGCAGATAGGATAGATGTGCTGGTTCATCCGGAAGCACTTGTGCATTCGATGGTGGAGTTTGTCGATGGTTCGGTGATCGCACAGATTTCAGAACCCGATATGAAACTGCCCATACAATATGCACTTACTTATCCGGAAAGAGTAAGCGGGGCTTGCAAATCGGTAAATTTAGCGGATTATCAAACTCTTACTTTTAAATCACCGGATTGCGAACTTTTTCCCGCAATGAGATTATGTTATGATGTGTCCGCAGAAGGCGGGCTGAAGCCTGCCGTTTTTAATGCGGCAAACGAGGCAGCGGTTTCGCTGTTTTTAAATCGCAGGATCTCTTTTATTGAAATTATGGAATTTGTAGAAAAAGCAATTAACAACTGTCCTTCATCCGGCGAGGTTACAGCGGAAAATATTATCGCCGCTGACAGTGAAACCCGCAGGTATGTTTACAGTTTGAAGAAATAA